In Pseudomonadota bacterium, one genomic interval encodes:
- a CDS encoding flagellar hook basal-body protein encodes MPIDKIVVGTMREEVMRQDVMAQNLANVSTSGYKRMLPFNDGGGFRTVLDRTQGTLSATGGAMHVSIKGDGGWFVLSSNGRQQLTRDGSFQMTADGTLTSADGRPVQGRGGGDIKLDPRAPVDVGEDGSLHQNGQRVAQLLVVDPGAAAALQPAGRASYEAPGATFTPMNATVTTGHVEMANVNPMHEMTDYMMSMRSFEFGQKSLQIDNEIQRLLIRDVGRTK; translated from the coding sequence ATGCCCATCGACAAGATCGTCGTCGGCACGATGCGCGAGGAAGTCATGCGTCAAGACGTCATGGCTCAGAACCTGGCGAACGTGAGCACCTCCGGCTACAAGCGAATGCTGCCGTTCAACGACGGCGGCGGCTTCCGGACCGTGCTCGACCGCACCCAGGGAACCCTCAGCGCCACTGGCGGGGCGATGCACGTGTCGATCAAAGGTGACGGCGGCTGGTTCGTGCTCTCGAGCAACGGGCGGCAGCAGCTGACCCGGGACGGCTCGTTCCAGATGACCGCTGACGGCACGCTCACGAGCGCCGACGGTCGCCCCGTGCAGGGGCGCGGGGGGGGCGACATCAAGCTCGACCCTCGCGCCCCGGTCGATGTGGGCGAGGACGGCTCGCTTCACCAGAACGGGCAGCGGGTGGCCCAGCTGCTGGTGGTCGACCCAGGAGCCGCGGCGGCGCTGCAGCCAGCGGGACGCGCGTCCTACGAAGCACCAGGCGCCACCTTCACCCCGATGAACGCAACGGTCACGACGGGTCACGTAGAGATGGCCAACGTCAACCCGATGCACGAGATGACCGATTACATGATGTCGATGCGGTCGTTCGAGTTCGGCCAGAAGTCGCTCCAGATCGACAACGAGATTCAGCGCCTGCTCATCCGCGATGTGGGTCGCACGAAGTGA
- a CDS encoding HDOD domain-containing protein: MPDVDNWVRTATDHSGSEHGLESLRLKLRAGELGTLPFVIQNLLQMLSNPNSSAKQLGQVVAADQALSAAVLRLANSAYYGFSQKVSDVRQAVTLVGYGSLRELVMSITSYDLIFKHGGMVFDRQELWNHGLAVACTARVLARRTRLIPGEVVFVAGILHEVGFTLIDQHAHNLFVKIVTHARKLGQSMVTIERDLVGVTHAEVGMWAAQAWNLPPVLQSAIRYHHEPFKAGEHVLPAAIVAAADLLCRDPYTIEREQVEQLRVLSDYLKLTRNDQVAVMQAAQDEVKNVSSFLGVATGAK; this comes from the coding sequence GTGCCCGATGTCGATAATTGGGTCAGAACTGCAACAGACCACTCGGGCAGTGAACACGGGCTCGAATCGCTCCGGCTGAAGCTGAGGGCGGGCGAGCTGGGGACCCTCCCCTTCGTCATCCAGAATCTGTTGCAGATGCTGTCGAACCCCAACTCGTCGGCGAAGCAGCTAGGACAGGTGGTGGCGGCAGACCAGGCCCTCTCGGCCGCGGTCCTTCGCCTGGCCAACTCGGCCTACTACGGCTTCAGCCAGAAGGTCAGTGACGTACGGCAGGCGGTGACACTGGTCGGCTACGGCTCGCTCCGCGAGCTGGTCATGTCCATCACCAGCTACGATCTGATCTTCAAGCACGGCGGAATGGTGTTCGACCGACAAGAGCTGTGGAACCACGGTCTGGCCGTCGCCTGCACGGCGCGCGTCCTGGCCCGCCGCACTCGCCTGATCCCCGGCGAGGTGGTGTTTGTCGCGGGGATCCTGCATGAAGTCGGGTTCACGCTGATCGATCAGCACGCGCACAACCTGTTCGTGAAGATCGTGACGCACGCCCGCAAGCTGGGGCAGAGCATGGTCACCATCGAACGCGACCTGGTGGGCGTGACGCACGCCGAGGTGGGAATGTGGGCCGCACAGGCCTGGAACCTCCCCCCCGTGCTGCAGAGCGCGATACGCTACCACCACGAGCCGTTCAAAGCTGGCGAGCATGTGCTCCCCGCAGCCATCGTGGCGGCGGCCGACCTGCTGTGCCGCGACCCGTACACCATCGAGCGTGAACAGGTCGAGCAGCTCAGGGTGCTGTCTGACTACCTCAAGCTCACGCGCAACGACCAGGTTGCCGTGATGCAGGCCGCCCAGGATGAGGTCAAGAACGTCAGCTCCTTCCTGGGAGTGGCGACCGGCGCGAAGTAG